The Methylomarinum vadi genome has a window encoding:
- the cobT gene encoding nicotinate-nucleotide--dimethylbenzimidazole phosphoribosyltransferase, which produces MEMDWLFVAIAEPDNSILQKARDRQLRLTKPPGSLGRLEEAAVRLAALQGSSTPSIDRIWVSVFAADHGIAAEGVSAFPQVVTAEMVRNFARGGAAVNVLARYSAAEFEVVDVGLLEPLALESVVCDRAGQGTANFSQQPAMVEAQLELALNAGKKAVARALAGGADLFVGGEMGIANTASATAVASALLNIDAAELTGAGTGLDAVQIEHKSRVIRMALEKHRNRLVSPLNILQTLGGFEIAALVGAYLSAAQRRLPVMVDGFIASVAALCVIHLNPAAKEWLFFAHCSHEKGHRRLLREMDVRPLLDLDMRLGEGSGALAAVPLLQMACRLHNEMATFAEAEITTN; this is translated from the coding sequence ATGGAAATGGATTGGTTGTTTGTCGCCATAGCGGAACCTGACAATAGTATTTTGCAAAAAGCGCGCGACAGACAACTGCGGCTGACAAAGCCGCCCGGTTCGTTGGGCAGGCTGGAAGAGGCGGCCGTTCGTTTGGCGGCGCTGCAAGGTAGCAGCACGCCCTCGATCGACCGGATCTGGGTGTCGGTCTTCGCCGCCGACCATGGCATAGCCGCAGAAGGCGTGTCGGCTTTTCCACAAGTCGTCACGGCGGAAATGGTTAGGAATTTTGCCCGGGGAGGCGCCGCGGTCAATGTACTGGCGCGTTATAGTGCGGCCGAATTCGAGGTAGTCGATGTCGGTTTGCTCGAACCGCTCGCCCTCGAATCGGTCGTTTGCGATCGAGCGGGCCAGGGCACCGCCAATTTCAGTCAGCAACCGGCGATGGTCGAAGCCCAGTTAGAGTTGGCGCTGAATGCCGGGAAAAAAGCCGTTGCGAGGGCTTTGGCCGGCGGCGCCGATTTATTCGTCGGTGGCGAAATGGGGATCGCCAATACCGCCAGCGCCACCGCCGTCGCCAGTGCGCTATTGAACATCGATGCGGCCGAATTGACCGGCGCGGGGACGGGATTGGATGCGGTGCAAATTGAACATAAAAGCCGGGTCATCCGAATGGCTTTGGAAAAGCATCGCAACCGACTTGTCTCGCCGCTCAATATCTTGCAAACTCTGGGCGGCTTTGAAATAGCGGCGTTGGTTGGCGCCTATCTATCCGCCGCCCAGCGGCGTTTGCCGGTCATGGTGGATGGTTTCATTGCCAGCGTCGCAGCGTTGTGTGTCATACATCTGAATCCGGCGGCGAAAGAATGGCTGTTTTTTGCCCATTGTTCCCATGAAAAAGGCCACCGGCGGCTTTTGCGGGAAATGGACGTTCGGCCGTTATTGGATTTGGATATGCGCTTGGGCGAAGGTAGCGGTGCGCTGGCCGCCGTGCCCTTGCTGCAGATGGCGTGCCGATTACATAACGAAATGGCGACTTTTGCCGAGGCAGAAATAACCACTAACTAA
- the cobU gene encoding bifunctional adenosylcobinamide kinase/adenosylcobinamide-phosphate guanylyltransferase translates to MIELVLGGARSGKSRYAEQQAQASGKSVVYIATAEAGDDEMRARIERHRADRAESWQTVEEPIRLGETIKQHAGEGHCLLIDCLTLWLSNVLFDKQGVLQLSRFQQEKDALLQALSARPGRIVMVSNEVGQGVVSVHKTTRRFVDEAGRLHQEIAAISDKVVLVTAGLPMVLKRNGVRR, encoded by the coding sequence ATGATTGAACTGGTTCTGGGCGGCGCCCGCTCCGGTAAAAGCCGTTATGCCGAACAGCAGGCACAAGCCTCGGGCAAAAGTGTCGTTTATATTGCCACCGCCGAGGCTGGCGATGACGAAATGCGGGCGAGAATCGAACGCCATCGCGCGGATCGGGCGGAATCCTGGCAAACCGTGGAGGAACCGATCAGATTGGGCGAAACGATAAAACAGCATGCCGGCGAAGGCCATTGCCTGCTGATCGATTGTTTGACCCTATGGCTTAGCAACGTGTTGTTCGATAAACAGGGGGTTTTGCAATTATCCAGGTTTCAGCAGGAAAAAGACGCCTTATTACAGGCGCTGTCCGCACGTCCCGGCCGCATCGTCATGGTTAGTAACGAAGTGGGGCAGGGCGTCGTTTCCGTCCATAAAACGACACGGCGTTTCGTCGACGAAGCCGGACGCTTACACCAGGAAATCGCCGCGATCAGCGATAAGGTGGTGCTGGTCACCGCCGGCTTGCCCATGGTATTAAAAAGGAACGGCGTAAGGCGTTGA
- a CDS encoding universal stress protein, with amino-acid sequence MSIYRHVLLAADFSEHGKEVARRAKQLAELNQAQLSLVHVVDNLPITDASYGPIIPFDVDLTEELMAAAKKRLAELGEELGVPAERQWLEIGSPKLEVVRIAEENAVDLLVIGSHGRHGLALLLGSTANGVLHYAKCDVLAVRLKDD; translated from the coding sequence ATGAGTATTTACCGGCATGTATTATTGGCGGCGGATTTTTCCGAGCACGGCAAGGAGGTCGCGCGCAGAGCGAAACAATTGGCGGAGCTGAACCAGGCACAATTAAGCCTGGTGCATGTCGTCGATAATTTGCCGATTACCGATGCCTCTTACGGCCCAATCATTCCTTTCGATGTCGATTTAACCGAGGAATTGATGGCGGCCGCCAAAAAACGCCTGGCGGAACTGGGCGAGGAGTTGGGCGTACCGGCTGAGCGGCAATGGCTGGAAATTGGCAGTCCTAAGCTGGAGGTCGTCAGGATTGCGGAAGAAAACGCCGTGGATTTATTGGTGATCGGTTCGCATGGACGGCACGGGTTGGCCTTGTTATTAGGGTCGACGGCTAACGGCGTATTGCATTACGCCAAATGCGACGTCTTGGCGGTGCGATTGAAGGATGATTGA
- a CDS encoding ATP-binding cassette domain-containing protein yields the protein MLNFKNISLRRGARVLFSGASLTIHKGQKVGLTGANGVGKSSLFAMLRGELHADEGEFSMPPNLEIAHVAQETPALACSALDFVIDGDRELRRLQQQLQQAEQENDGLKLAELHGMLEHIGGYAAQARASRLLNGLGFAAGQEIMPVNSFSGGWRMRLNLAQALMCRSDVLLLDEPTNHLDLDAVIWLQEWLCKYPGTLLLISHDRDFLDAIADHIVHIEQNKAEIYTGNYSAFERMRAEKLAQQQSAFERQQREIAHIQSFIDRFKAKATKAKQAQSRIKSLERMELIAQAHVDSPFGFTFPKPDKLPNPLLKIDEVAIGYSDKTVIGEASLSISPGDRIGLLGPNGAGKSSLIKVLAGEMAPLSGKLQTAEALHIGYFAQHQLEQLRLEESPLWHLQKLDQQATEKDLRNFLGGFDFRGDKVNDPVGPFSGGEKARLVLALLVYQNPNLLLLDEPTNHLDLEMRHALSVALQEYEGAIVLVSHDRHLLRSVTDQLLLVADGSVRPFDGDLDDYRNWLSEQKKDAETAVASEAQSALSRKDQRKLEAERRKRLKPLLDALKKAEQRVEQYHDEQQHLERQLADPDIYQDANKEQLKQLLARKAEVDAALEQAEAEWMEAEEQLEQVE from the coding sequence ATGCTGAATTTTAAAAATATCTCTTTACGCCGCGGCGCCCGGGTGCTGTTTAGCGGCGCATCCTTGACCATCCACAAAGGACAGAAAGTCGGTTTGACCGGCGCCAACGGCGTCGGCAAGTCCAGCCTGTTCGCGATGCTGCGCGGCGAACTGCATGCCGATGAGGGCGAGTTCAGCATGCCGCCCAATCTGGAAATTGCCCATGTCGCCCAGGAAACACCGGCGCTGGCATGTTCGGCGCTCGACTTTGTGATCGACGGCGACCGTGAACTGAGACGCTTGCAGCAACAACTGCAGCAGGCGGAACAAGAAAACGATGGACTAAAATTGGCCGAGCTGCATGGCATGCTGGAACATATCGGCGGCTATGCCGCGCAGGCGCGGGCTTCGCGTTTGCTAAACGGCTTAGGGTTTGCCGCCGGGCAGGAGATCATGCCGGTTAACTCTTTCTCCGGCGGTTGGCGGATGCGACTCAATCTGGCGCAGGCGTTGATGTGCCGTTCCGATGTGTTGCTGTTGGACGAGCCGACCAACCATTTGGACCTGGATGCGGTGATCTGGTTGCAGGAGTGGCTGTGCAAATATCCCGGCACGCTGTTGCTGATTTCGCATGACCGCGATTTTCTCGATGCGATTGCCGATCACATCGTCCATATCGAGCAGAACAAAGCCGAAATCTATACCGGCAATTATTCCGCTTTCGAGCGCATGCGCGCGGAAAAACTGGCGCAACAGCAGTCGGCCTTTGAGCGGCAGCAGCGCGAAATCGCCCATATCCAAAGTTTCATCGACCGCTTCAAGGCCAAGGCAACCAAGGCCAAGCAGGCGCAAAGCCGGATCAAATCGTTGGAGCGCATGGAATTGATCGCCCAGGCCCATGTCGACTCGCCGTTCGGTTTTACCTTCCCTAAGCCGGATAAACTGCCGAACCCCTTATTGAAAATAGACGAGGTTGCGATCGGTTACAGCGATAAAACCGTGATCGGCGAGGCTTCGTTATCGATCTCGCCGGGCGACCGCATCGGTCTGTTGGGTCCGAACGGGGCCGGCAAGTCCAGCCTGATCAAGGTGCTGGCCGGCGAAATGGCGCCGTTGAGCGGCAAGCTGCAGACCGCCGAGGCATTGCATATCGGTTATTTCGCCCAGCATCAATTGGAGCAGTTGCGGCTCGAAGAAAGTCCGTTATGGCATTTGCAGAAACTCGACCAACAAGCCACTGAAAAAGACCTGCGCAATTTCCTCGGCGGTTTCGATTTCCGCGGCGATAAGGTCAACGATCCGGTCGGGCCGTTTTCCGGTGGTGAAAAGGCGCGTCTGGTTTTGGCGTTATTGGTTTATCAGAATCCAAATCTATTATTGCTGGACGAACCGACCAATCATCTGGACCTGGAGATGCGGCATGCCTTGAGTGTGGCCCTGCAGGAATACGAAGGCGCGATCGTGCTGGTGTCGCATGACCGCCATTTGCTGCGCTCGGTCACCGATCAGCTGCTGTTGGTGGCCGATGGCTCGGTGCGACCGTTCGACGGCGATTTGGACGATTATCGAAATTGGTTGAGCGAACAAAAAAAGGACGCGGAAACGGCGGTTGCCAGCGAAGCGCAGTCCGCTCTCTCGCGCAAGGACCAGCGCAAGCTGGAGGCGGAACGGCGTAAGCGCCTGAAGCCATTGCTCGATGCCTTGAAAAAAGCGGAGCAACGGGTAGAACAATATCATGATGAGCAGCAACACTTGGAACGGCAACTGGCTGATCCCGACATTTATCAAGACGCCAATAAGGAACAGCTGAAGCAATTGTTGGCTCGCAAGGCGGAGGTCGACGCCGCGCTGGAACAGGCGGAAGCCGAGTGGATGGAGGCGGAAGAGCAACTGGAACAAGTCGAATAG
- a CDS encoding YcxB family protein — MFEIEYEFREEDLLHFNEMRLKDDVEMQKNIRKNRLLVPGVMLFFGLFYYVYYVDMTTTAYITVLALVWGIVSPWVMKMDMRRQIMNNYTEDEKKAIFGVHKLTIEPEHLKEVSPGGTHKTPWSEMLRVDNLKDYVHIYIAFDSAIVIPRETVKSGDLKKFAKQAESMIERLS, encoded by the coding sequence ATGTTTGAAATAGAATACGAATTCCGGGAAGAAGACTTGCTGCATTTTAATGAAATGCGCCTCAAAGATGACGTGGAGATGCAAAAGAACATCCGTAAAAACCGTTTGCTCGTCCCTGGCGTCATGCTGTTTTTTGGCCTGTTTTATTACGTATATTACGTAGACATGACGACGACCGCTTATATTACGGTTCTGGCGCTGGTTTGGGGCATAGTCTCGCCTTGGGTCATGAAGATGGACATGCGCCGGCAGATCATGAATAACTATACCGAGGATGAGAAAAAAGCCATTTTCGGCGTGCATAAACTGACTATCGAGCCGGAACACCTGAAAGAAGTATCGCCCGGCGGGACCCATAAAACGCCATGGTCGGAAATGCTGCGGGTCGATAATCTGAAAGACTATGTTCATATTTATATCGCCTTCGATTCGGCGATCGTGATTCCGAGGGAGACAGTCAAATCGGGCGATCTGAAAAAATTCGCCAAACAAGCTGAGAGTATGATCGAACGGTTGTCTTGA